A genomic window from Candidatus Kouleothrix ribensis includes:
- a CDS encoding PIG-L family deacetylase, whose protein sequence is MSQLAEPRRALVIGAHPDDNEFGAGGTIAKLSAQGWEITFIIATNGNKGSHAPSISPYQLSALREGEQLAAAAVLGVQRVIFLRNNDGELEPSPALRAEFALYIRHFKPHYVFTHDPWKHYMLHPDHRAVGFAVIEGIVSARDHLFMPGLGQIGITMWRPEALFLWGAEQPDHFEDISGFAEQKIAALIEHHTQLDENQQWQARVRTIIAELGQAHGFAAAEAFKKIVV, encoded by the coding sequence ATGAGTCAGTTGGCCGAGCCTAGGCGTGCGCTCGTGATTGGCGCACACCCCGACGACAACGAATTTGGCGCGGGCGGCACGATCGCCAAGCTCAGCGCCCAGGGCTGGGAGATTACATTCATCATCGCCACAAACGGCAATAAAGGCAGCCACGCCCCCAGTATCTCGCCCTACCAGCTGAGCGCCCTGCGCGAGGGCGAGCAGCTCGCGGCAGCGGCCGTGCTGGGGGTGCAGCGGGTGATCTTTCTGCGCAACAACGACGGCGAGCTCGAGCCATCACCGGCGCTGCGGGCCGAGTTCGCGCTGTACATCCGCCACTTCAAGCCGCACTATGTGTTTACGCACGATCCCTGGAAGCACTACATGCTCCACCCCGACCACCGCGCGGTTGGCTTTGCGGTGATCGAGGGCATCGTTAGCGCGCGCGATCACCTGTTCATGCCAGGGCTTGGCCAGATCGGCATCACCATGTGGCGGCCCGAGGCGCTGTTTCTGTGGGGCGCCGAGCAGCCCGATCACTTCGAAGATATCTCGGGCTTTGCCGAACAGAAGATCGCCGCGCTGATTGAGCACCACACGCAGCTCGACGAAAACCAGCAGTGGCAGGCGCGTGTGCGCACGATCATAGCCGAGCTGGGCCAGGCGCACGGCTTTGCTGCGGCCGAGGCATTCAAGAAGATTGTGGTCTGA
- a CDS encoding PspC domain-containing protein, producing the protein MYNPTQRLMRSRTDKVIAGVAGGIGQYLAIDPVIVRLAFVALVLTGVGVLLYPVLWLIMPIEGGQRAAPEQVFDEMRQQAQRVGDEVREVFVSTRRSRFDPMTGQPVDPESEIPINNVNAGADQPAPEDRRNRLLGMILLGVGAIILLGMIPGFGRMLMPLVLIGAGILVLRRQ; encoded by the coding sequence ATGTACAACCCAACCCAGCGGCTAATGCGCAGCCGCACCGACAAAGTGATAGCCGGCGTTGCCGGCGGCATTGGCCAATACCTGGCGATCGACCCGGTGATCGTGCGGCTGGCATTTGTGGCGCTGGTGCTCACCGGTGTGGGCGTGCTGCTCTACCCAGTGCTCTGGCTGATCATGCCGATCGAGGGTGGCCAGCGCGCTGCGCCCGAGCAGGTATTCGACGAGATGCGCCAGCAAGCTCAGCGGGTCGGCGATGAAGTGCGCGAAGTATTTGTATCGACACGCCGCAGTCGCTTCGACCCAATGACCGGCCAGCCGGTCGATCCGGAATCGGAGATCCCGATCAATAATGTCAATGCCGGGGCCGACCAGCCCGCGCCTGAGGATCGGCGGAACCGCCTGCTGGGTATGATCCTGCTTGGCGTCGGCGCGATCATTCTGCTCGGCATGATCCCAGGCTTCGGCCGCATGCTGATGCCGCTGGTGCTGATTGGCGCAGGCATCCTGGTGCTGCGTCGCCAGTAG
- a CDS encoding pyrroline-5-carboxylate reductase — MIRDLRIAVIGAGIMGEAMISGMLRQDLVEPVQIMATEPREERRAEIAARYGVQVTDNNVAAVHWAQVAVFAVKPQTLPKLLPELRGTLNDGELVLSIVAGAPIRHFAELLGHPQVVRSMPNTPAQIGAGMTVWTSAAAVTEQQRGWARTILGSFGHEQYVDDETYLDMATALSGTGPAYFFLLMEAMVDAGVHLGFPRYMAQQLVLETMHGSVLYALQSGKHLAELKNGVTSPGGTTAAALYELERGGLRTVLTDAIWAAYRRSAELGKGR, encoded by the coding sequence ATGATCCGAGACCTCCGCATCGCCGTGATCGGCGCCGGGATCATGGGCGAGGCGATGATCAGCGGCATGCTACGCCAGGATCTGGTCGAGCCAGTGCAGATCATGGCTACCGAGCCGCGCGAGGAGCGCCGCGCCGAGATTGCCGCGCGCTACGGCGTGCAGGTGACCGATAATAATGTTGCGGCGGTACACTGGGCCCAGGTGGCCGTGTTCGCAGTCAAGCCGCAGACACTGCCGAAGCTGCTGCCCGAGTTGCGTGGCACGCTCAACGACGGCGAGCTAGTGCTCTCGATCGTTGCCGGCGCGCCGATTCGCCACTTCGCCGAGTTGCTCGGCCACCCGCAGGTGGTGCGCTCGATGCCGAACACCCCGGCCCAGATCGGCGCGGGCATGACGGTGTGGACTTCAGCGGCAGCGGTGACCGAGCAGCAGCGCGGCTGGGCGCGCACTATCCTCGGCTCGTTCGGCCACGAGCAGTACGTCGACGACGAGACCTACCTCGACATGGCCACGGCACTCTCGGGCACCGGGCCGGCCTACTTCTTCTTACTGATGGAGGCTATGGTCGATGCGGGCGTGCATCTCGGCTTCCCGCGCTACATGGCCCAGCAGCTTGTGCTCGAAACCATGCATGGCTCGGTGCTGTATGCCCTCCAGAGCGGTAAGCACCTGGCCGAGCTCAAGAATGGCGTGACATCGCCCGGCGGCACCACCGCTGCCGCGCTCTACGAGCTCGAGCGTGGGGGGCTACGCACAGTACTGACTGATGCGATCTGGGCGGCCTATCGGCGTTCGGCCGAGCTCGGTAAGGGCAGGTAG
- a CDS encoding UDP-glucose/GDP-mannose dehydrogenase family protein → MDRLRRGAAGRAHPQRRWQDRARLHRSCRTRCRPWPGQRPPVCQRGRAQHRAAHHHRAAHHPILERASGKRAGHDFGVAMNPEFLRAVSSEHDFARPWITVLGSTDRRTAELLDQLYAPFGALIVRCTPTEAEMIKYVNNVYNAVKISYFNEVHAICAQLGIDSSLVGAAVARSAESMWNPLYGTRGGVPYGGACLPKDTTAFLQFARERGLEHLVLEATIAANQRLASQVPAAPSPDKIDEVLGAVRQNHQATTDELMLELGKRSSITL, encoded by the coding sequence TTGGACCGCCTACGACGTGGTGCTGCTGGCCGTGCCCACCCCCAGCGTCGATGGCAAGATCGTGCTCGATTACATCGAAGCTGCCGCACTCGATGTCGGCCGTGGCCTGGCCAGCGCCCCCCAGTTTGTCAGCGTGGTCGTGCGCAGCACCGTGCCGCCCACCACCACCGAGCAGCGCATCACCCCATCCTCGAACGCGCCTCGGGCAAGCGCGCCGGCCACGATTTCGGCGTGGCCATGAACCCCGAGTTCCTGCGCGCGGTCAGCAGCGAGCACGATTTCGCGCGGCCCTGGATCACCGTGCTCGGCAGCACCGACCGCCGCACGGCCGAGCTGCTCGACCAGCTATACGCGCCCTTTGGCGCGCTGATCGTGCGCTGCACGCCGACCGAGGCCGAGATGATTAAGTATGTGAACAATGTCTACAACGCGGTCAAGATCAGCTACTTCAACGAGGTGCATGCGATCTGCGCCCAGCTGGGCATCGATAGCAGCCTGGTGGGGGCGGCGGTGGCGCGCAGCGCCGAGAGTATGTGGAACCCGCTGTACGGCACGCGCGGCGGGGTGCCGTACGGCGGCGCGTGCCTGCCCAAAGACACCACCGCGTTCTTGCAGTTCGCCCGCGAGCGTGGCCTCGAGCACCTGGTGCTCGAAGCAACCATCGCCGCCAATCAGCGCCTGGCATCCCAGGTGCCGGCCGCGCCTTCGCCCGATAAGATCGATGAGGTGCTCGGCGCGGTGCGCCAGAACCACCAGGCCACGACCGACGAGCTGATGCTCGAGCTGGGCAAGCGCTCGTCGATTACCCTGTAA
- a CDS encoding serine hydroxymethyltransferase — MSVLEMLWRNDPDVARLLAHEARRQRDGLELIASENYTSRAVLEAQGSILTNKYAEGYPGNRYYGGCEYVDLVENLARERARQLFGAAYANVQPHSGTQANMAVYFTFLKPGDTVLGMDLSHGGHLTHGSPVNFSGQLYRFVAYGVDRATELIDYDQVAAVAQRERPKMITVGASSYSRAIDFARFRAIADAVGAFLFADIAHPAGLIAKGLLPSPVPHAHVVTSTTHKTLRGPRGGLIVMGQDFENPFGQKAAKSGRTLMMSELLDKNVIPGAQGGPLMHAIAAKAVGFLENMQPSFGEYAAQIIRNAQVLADALTARGYHIISGGTDNHLMLVDLRNKGVTGKAAQEALDTAHITLNKNAVPFDDKSPLITSGIRIGTPAITTRGMGTAEMQQVAALIDDAITHIGDAARLQRISDEVRTLCAGFAVPGTEGYEQP, encoded by the coding sequence ATGTCTGTACTTGAAATGCTCTGGCGCAACGATCCCGATGTCGCCCGCTTGCTGGCCCACGAGGCCCGCCGCCAGCGCGATGGCTTGGAGCTGATCGCCAGCGAGAACTATACCAGCCGCGCGGTGCTCGAAGCCCAGGGGTCGATCTTGACCAATAAGTACGCCGAGGGCTACCCCGGCAACCGCTATTACGGCGGCTGCGAGTATGTCGATCTGGTCGAGAATCTCGCACGCGAACGTGCCCGCCAGCTGTTCGGCGCGGCCTATGCCAATGTCCAGCCGCACTCGGGCACCCAGGCGAATATGGCCGTGTATTTCACCTTCCTCAAGCCCGGCGACACCGTGCTGGGCATGGATCTGTCGCACGGCGGCCACCTGACCCACGGCTCGCCGGTGAATTTCTCGGGCCAGCTCTATCGCTTCGTAGCCTATGGCGTCGACCGGGCCACCGAGCTGATCGATTACGACCAGGTTGCGGCGGTCGCGCAGCGCGAGCGCCCCAAGATGATTACAGTCGGCGCCAGCTCCTACTCGCGCGCGATCGATTTTGCACGCTTCCGCGCAATCGCCGACGCGGTCGGCGCGTTCCTGTTCGCCGATATCGCCCACCCGGCCGGCCTGATCGCCAAGGGCCTGCTGCCTAGCCCGGTGCCACATGCGCATGTGGTCACCTCGACTACCCACAAGACGCTGCGCGGCCCGCGTGGCGGCCTGATCGTGATGGGCCAAGATTTCGAAAACCCATTTGGCCAGAAGGCTGCCAAGAGCGGCCGCACACTCATGATGTCCGAGCTGCTCGACAAGAATGTGATCCCCGGTGCGCAGGGCGGCCCACTGATGCACGCGATAGCGGCCAAGGCGGTCGGTTTCCTCGAGAATATGCAACCGTCGTTCGGCGAGTATGCCGCGCAGATTATTCGTAATGCCCAGGTGCTGGCCGATGCGCTGACCGCGCGCGGCTACCATATCATCTCGGGCGGCACCGACAACCACCTGATGCTGGTCGATCTGCGCAACAAAGGCGTGACCGGTAAGGCCGCGCAAGAGGCGCTCGACACGGCGCATATTACGCTGAACAAGAATGCCGTGCCATTCGACGACAAGTCGCCGCTCATCACCAGCGGCATCCGCATCGGCACGCCCGCGATCACTACCCGCGGCATGGGCACCGCCGAGATGCAGCAGGTCGCAGCCCTGATCGACGACGCGATTACGCATATCGGCGACGCAGCCAGATTGCAGCGCATCAGCGACGAGGTGCGCACGCTCTGTGCCGGCTTCGCGGTACCTGGCACCGAGGGCTACGAGCAGCCATAA
- the dnaN gene encoding DNA polymerase III subunit beta has protein sequence MKLSCLQENLKRGLAIVGHAVAGKSTLPVLSNILLASDDGRLKLAATNLEIGITCWIGAKIEEEGAVTIPAKLLSDVVSGLPNDKIMLELDSRTQTVGLRCARYEATIKGIEADEFPVIPTISEARPTAAFPPDLLREAIDQVAFAAATDDTRPVLAGVLMRLKGKTATFAAADGFRLALRTIELPEPVAEPQEVIIPARALLELGRIIGDAEGNVEITVTPTGGQVLFHTESTDLVSRLIEGRYPDIERIIPSSHATRTVLETQELAKAVKLASFFATASSNIVRLTFESGGELSPGKLTISANAAEVGDNKGVLDGMVHGDGGQIALNVKFLSEALNAIKTPQIAIETQTAQNPGVFKPVGAEGYLHIVMPMTVR, from the coding sequence ATGAAACTGTCGTGCCTGCAAGAGAACCTTAAGCGTGGCCTGGCGATCGTCGGCCATGCAGTCGCCGGCAAGAGCACGTTGCCGGTGCTATCGAATATTCTGCTGGCCAGCGACGACGGGCGCCTGAAGCTTGCTGCCACCAACCTTGAGATCGGCATCACCTGCTGGATCGGCGCGAAGATCGAGGAAGAGGGCGCAGTGACCATCCCGGCCAAGCTGCTATCGGATGTGGTGAGCGGGCTGCCGAACGACAAGATCATGCTCGAGCTCGACAGCCGCACCCAGACGGTTGGGCTGCGCTGTGCGCGCTACGAAGCCACGATCAAAGGCATCGAGGCCGACGAATTTCCGGTGATTCCGACGATCAGCGAGGCCCGGCCGACCGCCGCATTCCCACCCGATCTGCTGCGCGAGGCGATCGACCAGGTGGCCTTCGCGGCTGCCACCGACGACACGCGGCCGGTGCTGGCCGGCGTGCTGATGCGCCTGAAGGGCAAGACGGCCACCTTCGCTGCGGCCGATGGCTTCCGGCTGGCGCTGCGCACGATCGAGCTGCCCGAGCCGGTGGCCGAACCGCAGGAGGTGATCATCCCGGCGCGCGCACTGCTCGAGCTGGGCCGGATCATTGGCGACGCCGAGGGCAATGTCGAGATCACGGTTACGCCCACCGGCGGGCAGGTGCTGTTCCACACCGAGAGCACCGACCTGGTGTCGCGCCTGATCGAGGGCCGCTACCCCGATATCGAGCGGATCATCCCAAGCAGCCACGCTACCCGCACGGTGCTCGAGACGCAAGAGCTGGCCAAAGCGGTCAAGCTGGCCTCGTTCTTTGCCACCGCCTCGTCGAACATCGTGCGGCTGACGTTCGAGTCGGGCGGCGAGCTGAGCCCCGGCAAGCTGACGATCAGCGCCAACGCGGCCGAGGTTGGCGACAACAAAGGCGTGCTCGACGGCATGGTTCACGGCGATGGCGGGCAGATCGCGCTGAACGTCAAGTTCCTGAGCGAGGCACTCAATGCGATCAAGACGCCGCAGATCGCGATCGAGACGCAGACGGCCCAGAATCCGGGCGTGTTCAAGCCGGTGGGCGCCGAGGGCTACCTGCATATCGTCATGCCCATGACGGTGCGGTAG
- a CDS encoding alpha/beta hydrolase, with product MIADRQGDITTNGLRLHYYRSGSGARPLVLAHGLTDHGLCWAPIAAQLAADYDIVMYDARGHGRSDQPATGYTYDQLAADLAGLIQALELEQPVVIGHSMGAATAALAAARYPGLMRAVVLEDPPMREEATDAELAQLVAEWRRDTLARKQLGAAELIAQERAMSPKWSDAELGPWAEAKQLVSPHTLEIVRTPGTQWYTLVDQIACPILLITADPAQGAIVTPAGAAMLAGRWRDGRVANIADAGHCIRRDQPAPFMRVLGEFLGTLHQHV from the coding sequence ATGATTGCCGATCGCCAAGGTGATATTACTACGAACGGCCTGCGCCTGCACTACTACCGTAGCGGTAGCGGCGCACGGCCGCTGGTGCTGGCGCATGGCCTGACCGACCACGGCCTGTGTTGGGCGCCGATCGCCGCGCAGCTCGCGGCCGACTACGATATTGTGATGTACGACGCGCGCGGCCACGGCCGATCCGACCAGCCCGCCACCGGCTACACCTACGATCAGCTGGCGGCCGACCTGGCCGGCCTGATCCAGGCGCTTGAGCTTGAGCAGCCGGTGGTGATCGGGCACTCGATGGGCGCGGCCACCGCCGCACTGGCAGCGGCGCGCTACCCTGGCCTGATGCGCGCAGTTGTGCTTGAAGACCCGCCCATGCGCGAGGAGGCGACCGATGCCGAGCTGGCGCAGCTCGTAGCCGAGTGGCGGCGCGATACGCTTGCGCGCAAGCAGCTCGGCGCGGCCGAGCTGATCGCCCAGGAGCGCGCCATGTCGCCGAAGTGGTCGGATGCCGAGCTAGGGCCGTGGGCCGAGGCCAAGCAGCTCGTCAGCCCGCACACGCTCGAGATCGTGCGCACGCCCGGCACGCAGTGGTACACGCTGGTCGATCAGATCGCCTGCCCGATCCTGCTGATCACCGCCGACCCCGCGCAGGGCGCGATCGTCACGCCCGCCGGCGCGGCCATGCTGGCCGGGCGCTGGCGCGACGGCCGGGTGGCCAACATCGCCGACGCCGGGCACTGCATCCGGCGCGACCAGCCGGCGCCGTTTATGCGCGTGCTGGGCGAGTTCCTGGGCACGCTGCACCAGCACGTGTAG
- a CDS encoding glycosyltransferase: MVTTVSALLQLLGHAIWLVPIGALGLFRWAMWLAKRIPALFYRPIENSFTCSATIVTPVYNEDPALFRRALDSWIANAPDRIIAVIDVTDTTCMAIAHTYPQVTVIPIDIPGKRPALAAGVDAADTAIVVLVDSDVIWEPGVLRKLTMPFADPTIGGVGTRQHMYPSDGQRATLWERLADIYLDIRYADEVPATTRWGRAVSCLSGRTAAYRTSLLQQLREPFLHETFNGIACMSGDDKRYTSLILQNGYHTWNQLNACVYSTFNPRFGGFVKQRIRWSRNSFRSDLRALWQGWVWRHPYLALMLIDKTIAPFTLLLGPLVLGLALVLGNWPLALALVVWWHVSRAVKIWPHLRRQPRDWLILPVFIAVTYYMSLVKAYALVTINEHKWLTRAVAMVDGKATRVSEAAQ, translated from the coding sequence ATGGTCACGACTGTATCGGCACTCCTCCAACTCCTCGGGCACGCAATCTGGCTGGTGCCGATCGGCGCGCTTGGGTTGTTTCGCTGGGCGATGTGGCTGGCCAAGCGCATCCCGGCCCTGTTCTACCGCCCGATCGAGAATAGCTTCACCTGCAGCGCCACGATCGTTACCCCGGTCTACAACGAAGACCCGGCCCTGTTCCGCCGCGCGCTCGACTCCTGGATCGCCAACGCCCCCGACCGCATCATCGCCGTGATTGATGTCACCGATACCACCTGTATGGCCATCGCCCACACGTACCCGCAGGTCACGGTCATCCCGATCGACATCCCCGGCAAGCGCCCGGCCCTCGCCGCCGGCGTCGATGCCGCCGATACCGCGATCGTGGTGCTGGTCGATAGCGATGTGATCTGGGAGCCGGGCGTGCTGCGCAAGCTGACCATGCCCTTCGCCGACCCGACCATCGGCGGCGTGGGCACCCGCCAGCATATGTACCCCTCCGACGGCCAGCGCGCCACGCTCTGGGAGCGCCTGGCCGATATCTACCTCGACATCCGCTACGCCGACGAGGTGCCGGCGACCACGCGCTGGGGCCGCGCGGTCAGCTGCCTGTCGGGCCGCACGGCGGCCTACCGCACCAGCCTGCTGCAGCAGCTGCGCGAGCCGTTCCTGCACGAGACCTTCAACGGCATCGCGTGTATGAGCGGCGACGACAAGCGCTACACCTCGTTGATCTTGCAGAACGGCTACCACACCTGGAACCAGCTCAACGCCTGCGTGTACTCGACCTTCAACCCGCGCTTTGGGGGGTTCGTGAAGCAGCGCATCCGCTGGAGCCGCAACAGCTTCCGCAGCGACCTGCGCGCGCTGTGGCAGGGGTGGGTGTGGCGGCATCCATACCTGGCGCTGATGCTGATCGACAAGACGATCGCGCCGTTCACGCTGCTGCTGGGGCCGCTGGTGCTGGGGCTGGCGCTGGTGCTGGGCAACTGGCCACTGGCGCTGGCGCTGGTGGTGTGGTGGCACGTGAGCCGGGCGGTGAAGATCTGGCCGCACCTGCGGCGGCAGCCGCGCGACTGGCTGATTCTGCCGGTGTTCATCGCGGTGACGTACTACATGTCGCTGGTGAAGGCGTATGCGCTGGTGACGATCAACGAGCACAAGTGGCTGACCCGCGCGGTGGCCATGGTCGATGGCAAGGCCACCCGCGTGAGCGAGGCCGCGCAATAG
- a CDS encoding GAF domain-containing protein, with translation MSLNTLTGMLHVLPAFLMAVLACWLGLSLLVRAPHDRPAQAFAWLCLHLTLYGLTAFLPAISRAADARQIMEIVQVIETVLLPPVFFHFIVVLVGAGPAPRWQLLLMVFFYAVGLAMAGYTLFGPMRTAPSGALRFPDSWLIVWTLQRSLPLLMALVLMFLSYRRAIDDDLERRRRAIFALSAVVGVVGALWAALARNQGFSPALGHALMDAALALLAYAVLAYRSLLPARVVQRTFYRSLLGGLLTALYVGLLLIAEPLASQILQPRLQFPLVTVFTLIGLIAVFGPLRDWAGGWIDRRFFHREFDYSRLLRELSDDWNQRGDLPGQLQAALTAICRTLGLRAGAVAVHEGTGLHVLASYGSERPDAAALRAVAPPDAPQTHYGDWAPWPAARLLLPLRRADTTYGMLLLGEKRSGEPFRETERALLHLLGDYLARAIKLIRAQQEEELTLAVLAEQSRQLQAEQELLEAQAIEALRLAVQPAPAPAPPAGDGMRVFALGPLRVERDGQPIDRWGGDKAGTYQAEALFAFLFDRRGRGLTKDEAEEVIWPDLDLDKADTAFHRTVAALRRTLEPGLRRGNESKLITYHHERYWFDPGTVAWCDADVFASATERGHTLLRQGDTEGGRAALAEALELYRGDYMDDCPFFGDSSYVEDRRTELRDQRIDALLALGACYERLGQAGEAATCFRRALAAADGDCPRAEEGLARLQVPV, from the coding sequence ATGTCGCTGAATACATTGACTGGGATGCTGCATGTGCTGCCGGCATTTCTGATGGCTGTGCTGGCATGCTGGCTCGGCCTGAGCCTGCTGGTGCGTGCGCCACACGACCGGCCGGCCCAGGCGTTCGCCTGGCTGTGCCTGCACCTCACGCTGTATGGCCTGACGGCCTTCCTGCCAGCCATCAGTCGCGCTGCCGACGCCCGCCAGATCATGGAGATCGTGCAGGTGATCGAGACGGTGCTGCTGCCGCCGGTGTTCTTCCATTTCATTGTGGTGCTGGTAGGCGCCGGCCCCGCGCCGCGCTGGCAGCTGCTGCTCATGGTCTTCTTCTACGCGGTTGGCCTGGCCATGGCCGGCTACACGCTGTTCGGCCCGATGCGCACGGCGCCCAGCGGCGCGCTGCGCTTCCCGGATAGCTGGCTGATCGTCTGGACGCTGCAGCGCTCGCTGCCGCTGCTAATGGCGCTGGTGCTGATGTTCCTGAGCTATCGCCGCGCGATCGACGACGACCTCGAGCGCCGGCGCCGCGCGATCTTCGCGCTCTCGGCGGTTGTCGGCGTGGTGGGCGCGCTGTGGGCCGCGCTGGCGCGCAACCAGGGCTTCTCGCCGGCGCTCGGGCATGCGCTGATGGATGCGGCGCTGGCGTTGCTAGCCTACGCCGTGCTGGCCTACCGCTCGCTGCTGCCGGCGCGCGTGGTGCAACGCACCTTCTATCGCTCGCTGCTGGGCGGCCTGCTCACCGCGCTGTACGTCGGCCTGCTGCTGATCGCCGAGCCGCTGGCCAGCCAGATCCTGCAGCCGCGCCTCCAGTTCCCGCTGGTCACGGTCTTTACGCTGATCGGGCTGATTGCGGTGTTCGGCCCGCTGCGCGACTGGGCCGGCGGCTGGATCGATCGGCGTTTCTTCCACCGCGAGTTCGACTACTCGCGGCTGCTGCGCGAGCTAAGCGACGATTGGAACCAGCGTGGCGATCTGCCAGGGCAGCTACAGGCCGCGCTCACGGCGATCTGCCGCACGCTTGGCCTGCGCGCCGGCGCGGTAGCCGTACACGAAGGCACCGGCCTGCACGTGCTGGCCAGCTATGGCAGCGAGCGGCCCGATGCGGCTGCGTTGCGCGCGGTGGCCCCGCCCGACGCACCCCAGACTCATTATGGCGATTGGGCGCCCTGGCCGGCCGCACGCCTGCTGCTGCCGCTACGCCGCGCCGATACAACCTATGGCATGCTGCTGCTCGGCGAGAAACGCTCGGGCGAGCCGTTCCGCGAGACTGAGCGCGCGCTGCTGCACCTGCTGGGCGACTACCTGGCCCGCGCGATCAAGCTCATTCGCGCACAGCAAGAAGAAGAGCTGACCCTGGCGGTGCTGGCCGAGCAGAGCCGCCAGCTCCAGGCCGAGCAAGAGCTACTCGAAGCCCAGGCGATCGAAGCGCTGCGGCTGGCGGTTCAGCCCGCGCCGGCGCCAGCGCCACCGGCTGGCGATGGCATGCGTGTGTTCGCACTCGGGCCATTGCGGGTCGAGCGCGATGGCCAGCCGATCGACCGCTGGGGCGGCGATAAGGCCGGCACCTACCAGGCCGAGGCATTGTTCGCGTTCCTGTTCGACCGGCGCGGCCGTGGGCTGACCAAAGACGAGGCCGAGGAGGTGATCTGGCCCGACCTCGATCTTGACAAGGCCGACACGGCGTTCCACCGCACGGTGGCTGCGCTGCGGCGTACGCTCGAGCCCGGCCTGCGGCGCGGTAACGAGAGCAAGCTGATCACCTATCACCACGAGCGCTACTGGTTCGACCCAGGCACGGTGGCGTGGTGCGATGCCGATGTGTTTGCGAGCGCGACTGAGCGCGGCCATACGCTGCTGCGCCAGGGCGACACCGAGGGCGGCCGCGCCGCGCTGGCCGAGGCGCTCGAGCTGTACCGCGGCGATTATATGGACGACTGCCCGTTCTTCGGCGACTCGTCGTATGTCGAAGACCGGCGCACCGAGCTGCGCGATCAGCGCATCGACGCGCTGCTGGCGCTAGGCGCATGCTACGAGCGGCTGGGGCAGGCCGGTGAAGCAGCTACCTGCTTTCGGCGCGCACTCGCCGCCGCCGATGGCGACTGCCCGCGCGCCGAGGAGGGCCTGGCGCGGTTACAGGTGCCGGTATGA